The following coding sequences are from one Paenibacillus sp. JDR-2 window:
- a CDS encoding YqzE family protein encodes MANGHDLIKYVTVEFVNYIETPRDERKAAKATAKAAREHWLSRWFGWGGASVLLWWKGRTER; translated from the coding sequence GTGGCAAATGGACATGATCTGATCAAATACGTGACCGTGGAATTTGTGAACTACATCGAGACGCCGAGGGATGAACGTAAAGCAGCCAAAGCGACAGCCAAGGCTGCAAGGGAGCATTGGCTGTCGCGCTGGTTCGGATGGGGCGGAGCAAGCGTATTGCTATGGTGGAAAGGCCGTACGGAACGTTAG